The Desulfovibrio sp. G11 region CTCCGTCACGCACGGAAATATTACCCTCAACGGCAACATAGGTTCCGCATTCGGGGTCTTTGACCATTTCGCCCGCAGCTATCTTGCGCTCCATCTCGGCAGCGTTATCCTCTTTGTTTTCTTTTTTCTTTTTCAGCACGTCATTGGCAAAAAGACGATAAAGGGCGTAGCCCGCCAGAATAAGAATTAGCCACTTCCACATCTGTCATGCTCCTTAGGTCCGTGCAGGGCACGGGCACGTACGGCTCTTGTGCGGCTTCCGACAATATTCATGAAAGCCGTGGACAAGATTATCACAGGCCCCTCTTCCAGTCACTGAAA contains the following coding sequences:
- a CDS encoding TRASH domain-containing protein encodes the protein MWKWLILILAGYALYRLFANDVLKKKKENKEDNAAEMERKIAAGEMVKDPECGTYVAVEGNISVRDGETIHRFCSYECRDKFLQRLEESGRELPPRE